The genomic region GAAATGCAGCACTTATTCCTGCAACAAATTTCTTGAAATTCCAGATCTCCTAAAAACCTATGTAACATATGACTTGACCGAATAATGATATGAGCCAGAAAAGGCATGTAATCTGCCGTCCCAGAAGTAAACCTCAAGGCACATACATATACTTGCATCCCCCACTACCTGCAATATAAACCACAAACCGGACACAACAAAGTTGATTAGAAACAGAGAATTCATCAACATCCTGAAACATAATTACCCACAAACAAATGAATGAAAAAGAACAGTCAATCTCTTTGAATGATCAGAACCCTCATGGGATCCCAAATTCCATAAAATAAAAGTTATAAAAGTCATGCATGCCACTCCTCTAGCTCTCTATTATGctaatgatggatcacggagtgagACTTAAATGTTATACTAAACAAATCGGACACAGTTAAATCCAGAAACAATTCAAAACTATTATGATGGACTGTAGAAATCTAATGTCTCTAAAAGTTATAAAGCTAATATAAAAGCATTCATATTTAAGGAGAAAAAACACCCCACCCCAGTTCTAAAATTGAGAGATTCAGTCTTGTAAGGAAACAATAGTTAAAATTAGGATCAAAATTAAATATGGGATGAGCATTGAGAACCCTTTTTTTATAATCCAGAATGAACCCATTTCTACTATTGAGCTCTTTACCATTCTGATGATAGATCACAGAATCTGATATGAAACATTGATACAAGAAAAAGATACACAATCGAATTCAGAAACAATTAAAACAACTAACATAGATTGAAGAAAACTAATATCCTTAAGACCACTTTAACTGTTCATGTCTTTGTGGGATGGAAATTAACATACTTGGATTGCTCTCTGTGACATATGAAGCAGAATTGAAATGGCAGGAAGCACCTTTGTGCTTGTTCTTTTGCCAGTAGCTGTTGAAAGCATAAGAGGCATGGAAAACCAGTGTGTTGGGCTCAAAGCAGGGCTGGTTCCATTGAACTGCAGTGCAGTCTGCTCCACCTGCTCCACAAGCCCAATCCAAAGCTCCCTGCAATATTTGAGGTGGTGCCTGTGGATCTGCTATACACCATTGTCCAATACCTCCATCTGTTTTTTAAACAATCATCAATCAATCTCTTCCTCCACTCAAAACAttaaacaaaaactcaaaaaagtTGTATACAAGTGACAACACCCATATCATATATACACAGATTATGCACACCTGCTAGAGGATTTGTTGCCAGTAGCAGACCTAAGATTATGATCACGGCAATTTTTTGAGTACCCATTTCCACAACTGCTCTTTAAAAATCAGTTTCCAATAAATCTATGAAGAAAGAGGGATTTAAGCTCTACTGCAAAAATGATCTGATGTCTTTGTTTTCACAAATGAGTCCTCTTTTATAGCAAATGTGTGGTTCAATTTTCTAATGTGGGGAATTTTCTAATGGGGGGCTTCAACGGTAATGTAGTTGAATTATGATGTGGATAAAGGTGCTCCTTGTTGGAAAACACTAGGACTTTTTGACCATGTTCACGTGCAAGGCATAACTCTGATTACATTGGCTTCTATCATTTATCATAGTCAAGCCAGCCATGTGAAGAAATCAGAACATTCAGAATACTGAAAAGGCACTGGTAAAAAGAAAGCATTAATGGGAAGTGTTGGGAATATAGAATACAAAGATGCAATCTCACAAGGATTGGATGAGTTTAATATTAAGCTGCATATCCCAGGGGCTTATTCCGGTTTCAATCCTT from Cryptomeria japonica chromosome 3, Sugi_1.0, whole genome shotgun sequence harbors:
- the LOC131065985 gene encoding glucan endo-1,3-beta-glucosidase 12, which encodes MGTQKIAVIIILGLLLATNPLADGGIGQWCIADPQAPPQILQGALDWACGAGGADCTAVQWNQPCFEPNTLVFHASYAFNSYWQKNKHKGASCHFNSASYVTESNPSSGGCKYMYVP